AATGAGTCTGTTCTCGGCGTCAGTTCAGTTCATTACTTAAATAGTCCAACTGTCTCAACCAATACAATATGTATCAAAAGGGTCAGAAAACACAAATATAGGTATGTCGCAATAAAAGACCAGTGTTAAACACAGCCTTGTACTCTTGTCAGGTTTACATCTGTCAGTTATGCTGTCTGTTGTGGCTTGTGTACAACAGATCTGTAATAACCAAGCAGCGTCCACAGAGAAATGGCTGTAGATGAAGACCCTGTCATACGACTGATGTGAAACGCATGCTAAGTTAACACATCCATGTGTTCACCGCAAGCCAAGCTGACCACCGTACAGGCTGACTGTCAGGAGTTGTATGGTGAAAGCTTTGCACAACCCAATGAAAACTCCAGGAGGGCTGAGGGAACATCTAACCTTGTTCTGGTTGAAATATCGCCATCATTTACAGGATATTTCCATAATGTCTGCATCCTTGTTCATTTGGCTCTGGCCCCACTACTCTAATaagcaacacccaatgcccccaTCACCGGCTGGCCAATCCTAGGACATCCTAGGCAAAAAATAAACGAGACAATTTTGTGTTAAAAATAAAGTTTTAAAATGCACCAGGACTATAACCTGACTAACCAAGTCTGGATTTCTTATGTTGAGTGCCTCTATCCCTTTTCATTTCCTCaaacactcctctcctcctcttctctcggTCCCTCCATCCTTTTCCTCCTTTCCCCTCCATCCTTGtcctcatccatctctccatcagtCCCAGTGCAGCTGCAGGTCGTGTGTATCCAGGAAGTCTGAAGGAATCCCCAGTGGTGTAAGCCCCCCCGCGGGGCCGGGCGGCATGGTTAGGTCCAGCCACTCCATGTTGTCCAGGGCTGTGTCAGACATGCCCATattgagggaggaggggggagacgtGGAGTCGCAGAAGGACAGCTCCGAGGTGTCCATGggggagtagggttgatccagaAGCTGGGACTGCAGCTCCTCGATCAGACCCAGGGTGCGGAGGTCCGTGGTTGGGGACGGATCGTTCAGGGTTCCCTCCAGGAAGGCCTCCAACTGCTTGTCTGAGGTCATGGAGGCCAGGCTTGGGAGATGGAGTGGGTCGACGGGCGAGATGGGGGGGGGAGCTACCTGGATCTGTGGAGGGGGCCTGGACAGGGCGGTGTTGACAGGGAGGGTAGTGATGTTGGCTGTGATAGGAACAGTCTTGGTGCCGAGAGACAGAAGGTCCGGCTGCTGGATGAAAGGAGTGATCTCTGGACGAAACAGAAGATGGGGAGAAATTAATCAGTTATATTAAAACACAGGCTTCTTTAATGTTAATGTCGAATAAGAAAGTGCAGCCTTATTACTGTTTACAGAGATGAAAAGACCAGATAGTCATGACTAAGTCAGTCCCTTCAGGGTTAGGACAAGGAGCTAAAGGTGTAAACCTTTCCTGATGCTGTGAACTCTCACCTCCACTCTGAATCAGGATGTCAAATAGGTCGTCCATCTCCTGGCTGGTTGCCGTGGAAACCTGAGAAAGAGACAATAAGGTAAGGGGGTGGAGATGCATGACCAATAGCATTACAGTCTTTGAGGTGTGACCAATAGCAATACATTTCCTCAGGACTTCGGAGAGCACCTCATATatttatgaatgtgtgtgtgttattgtatgagtgcagtggtggaaaaagtacccaaatatcatactaaagtaaaaaataccttaatagaaaatgactcaagtaaaagtgaaattcacccagtaaaatactaaactcatcaaaaaaagaaacatccctttttcaggaccctgtctttcaaagataattcgtaaaaatccaaatatcttcacacatctttattgtaaagggtttaaacactgtttccaatgcttgttcaatgaaccataaacaattaatgaacatgcacctgtggaacggttgttaagacactaacagcttacagacggtaggcatttaaggtcacagttctgaaaacttagtaaaaagaaagatgcccagggtccctgctcatctgcgtgaacgtgccttaggcatgctgcaaggaggcatgaggactacagatgtggccagggcaataaattgcaatgtccgtactgtgagatccctaagacagcgctacagggagacaggacggacagtgGCAGACCACGCGTAACAACacatgcacaggatcggtacatgcgaacatcacacctgcgggacaggtacaggatggcaacaacaactgcccgagttacaccaggaacgcacaatccctccatcagtgctcagactgtccgcaataggctgagagagactggactgagggcttgtaggcctgttgtaaggcaggtcctcaccagacatcactgccaacaacgtcgcctatacagcagccatactgctcgttctgtgcgtgatttcctgcaagacagtaatgtcaatgttctgccatggccagcgaagagcctggatctcaatcccattgagcacgtctgggacctgttggatcggagggtaagggctagggccattccccccagaaatgtccgggaacttgcaggaagagtggggtaacatctcacagcaagaactggcaaatatggtgcagtccatgaggaggagatgcactgcagtactcgATGCAGCTGGTGGCCGAATTCCTCACAAAgtaaaccagatggcaccattttctttctttttgttTTTAGACAGGggaacactacaacactcagacatcatttacaaacgcatgtgtgtttagtgagtccgccagatctcTTGATAAgtctgtgaattggaccattttcctgtccttctaagcattcaaaacgtaacgagtacttttggttgtcagggaaaatgtatggagtaaaaagtacaatattttctttaggaaagtagtgaagtaaaagttgtcaaaaatataaatagtaaagtacagatacccccaaaaactacttgaaagtatttttacttaagtactttacaccactgttgagtgtgtgtgttcacctgtgTGAGGTTGTTGGCCTGCTTCAGGTTGCGTGTCTGTTTGACTGCATCCTCGTAGCGAGGGGGCTGCCTGGCCATGGGGGGCTGGGTCACgagggaggagggttggaggatgAAGGTGGGctgggatggagatggagagggggactggaggaagagaaggaagatAAAAACATTGAACAAACACAGCCTGCCTTGTCTATAGCCACCACAGCCTGCCTTGTCTATAGCCACCACAGCCTGCCTTGTCTATAGCCACCACAGCCTGCCTTGTCTATAGCCACCACAGCCTGCCTTGTCTATAGCCACCACAGCCTGCCTTGTCTATAACCACCACAGCCTGCCTTGTCTATAACCACCACAGCCTGCCTTGTCTATAACCACCACAGCCTGCCTTGTCTATAGCCACCACAGCCTGCCTTGTCTATAGCCACCACAGCCTGCCTTGTCTATAGCCACCACAGCCTGCCTTGTCTATAGCCACCACAGCCTGCCTTGTCTATAGCCACCACAGCCTGCCTTGTCTATAGCCACCACAGCCTGCCTTGTCTATAGCCACCACAGCCTGCCTTGTCTATAGCCACCACAGCCTGCCTTGTCTATAGCCACCACAGCCTGCCTTGTCTATAGCCACCACAGCCTGCCTTGTCTATAGCCACCACAGCCTGCCTTGTCTATAGCCACCACAGCCTGCCTTGTCTATAGCCACCACAGCCTGCCTTGTCTATAGCCACCACAGACTGCCTTGTCTATAGCCACCACAGACTGCCTTGTCTATAGCCACCACAGACTGCCTTGTCTATAGCCACCACAGACTGCCTTGTCTATAGCCACCACAGCCTGCCTTGTCTATAGCCACCACAGCCTGCCTTGTCTATAACCACCACAGCCTGCCTTGTCTATAGCCACCACAGCCTGCCTTGTCTATAACCACCACAGCCTGCCTTGTCTATAGCCACCACAGCCTGCCTTGTCTATAGCCACCACAGCCTGCCTTGTCTATAGCCACCACAGCCTGCCTTGTCTATAACCACCACAGCCTGCCTTGTCTATAGCCACCACAGCCTGCCTTGTCTATAGCCACCACAGCCTGCCTTGTCTATAGCCACCACAGCCTGCCTTGTCTATAGCCACCACAGCCTGCCTTGTCTATAGCCACCACAGCCTGCCTTGTCTATAGCCACCACAGCCTGCCTTGTCTATAACCACCACAGCCTGCCTTGTCTATAACAACACAACCTACCTTGTCTATAACAACACAACCTACCTTGTCTATAACAACACAACCTACCTTGTCTATAACAACGACTCATATAACCAATGTAAGATTTAACAGTATTTGAGGGAGAAAGTGGAACTGGAAAGGTTGACGGTTTACAATGTGTATTTTGCATCACATTTAGCCTAGAGGATGATGTTTTCCTAATAATACACCTAAGTGTACCTTGTTGACAGGCCCATTGGAGAGGGTGTGGTTGGGTGAAGCCCCCCGGGGAGAGAGCCTGTTATCTGGGGAGCTTCTCAGGAAACACTGGGGATGCATGTCAGGCCCTGTCTGGTTCTCCACCATCCCAGAGCCAGGGCCGTTGCACGCTGTGAAAGTCTGTAGAAGAGAGACACACAATAAGGGGTTAACCTTAACTTCATCACCAATTCTACTAGATCTCATTTCAAGCAGGTTTCAGATCCATATTTTCCACGAACTGGTCCTGGTGTGGTATGACTTACCTGCAGCATGTGGTTATGATTAAGTATCTGCTGTTGAGTTGAGGCCTGCCGAGTCTCCATCTTGGTGGTGTGTACCTGGGGCACTGAGGCCTGGATCAGGCCTGGGGCTTGATTTGATATCGTAGCCTGGAGGACAGGCAGGAGGATCTGGGTAGTGCCATCCTGGGCTGCAAGCAGGGTCTGGGTGCCAGGCTGGCCTACAACCTGGTGGCTGATGAAGAACTGGGGCAGGGTGGGGGTGAGGTAGGGCTGGTGCGGGGGCTGGGAGTTGCAGAGCACATCCTCCAGCTTCACCACAGTGGGAAGAGAGTGAGGGTGAGTCTGGGGAGCCATGTTTGCAGTACCCATTGCTGAGCAGTTAGGGAGGACCCTGTCTTCCAGTTTGACCTTGTTGGAGGTCTGGATCACGGGGACAGAGTCTGTGGAGGGTCCCTGTAGAGGCTGGGTCTTCTCCACCTCCAGCTGCATCTTCAGCTCCTCCACCAGCCTCTGCTCCTGCTCCAGCTTCCTCATCAGCTCCTCGATCTGACGCTCCTTCTCATGGAGCCGCGAATCCTTCTCCTCCGGGACACCCGGCCTCAGGGGGGACATCCCCACGCCTGCACGACCGGGACTAACCCTCTGGGGGTCGCAAAATAGCTCGGACACCCCTCTGTTGTCTCTAACGGTGGAGAGGTCTGTGGGGATTGGGGATACTGGGGGTGTGGAGCTCATGCTCTCTGGTGCCAACTGATGGGCAGCTAGGAGAAGTGCGGGGGATGAGCTGACCTCCATGGGGACTGAGGATGGGAGGGTGTTCGGGCCGGGGGTCAGAGCTGGGGTGCTGGGGCTCTCCTGGTAAGGCTTCAGCCTCTCAATGAGATCAGTCTTGGTCCCTGACACAGGGAGACTTCGCAACTTCAGCTCCAGTTTCAACTCGGCCACCTTCATGTCCTCCAGGTTGGGGGACAGGTGGCCAGGCTTGCGGTTGGATATGCTGTTGGGGCGGACAGGGGTGGGAG
This genomic stretch from Salvelinus namaycush isolate Seneca chromosome 4, SaNama_1.0, whole genome shotgun sequence harbors:
- the LOC120045982 gene encoding myocardin-related transcription factor B-like; translation: MPPLKSPAAFHEQIRSLERARTENFLKHKIHSRPERSELVRMHILKETGAEPSLQATQMKLKRARLADDLNEKLAQRPGPMELVEKNILPVEPSVKEAIIVNYPKALDAYGFEEDSGDVLSPEQPASHESQAAAPSPGEPRALETPCPPPLPTITTNHTILQPFPVVSQATADFLKALSTNEPPVSRPAPAPQPITTVASQKPGPTLVKQSQPRQPGERNRSKKGKEPKPRIKKLKYHQYVPQDQKQEASEAPMDSSYAKILHQQQLFLQLQILHQQQQHYNYHTILPAPLKPVAEGQSSAVNGLPTSIVVSLPPAVTVPPPTPVRPNSISNRKPGHLSPNLEDMKVAELKLELKLRSLPVSGTKTDLIERLKPYQESPSTPALTPGPNTLPSSVPMEVSSSPALLLAAHQLAPESMSSTPPVSPIPTDLSTVRDNRGVSELFCDPQRVSPGRAGVGMSPLRPGVPEEKDSRLHEKERQIEELMRKLEQEQRLVEELKMQLEVEKTQPLQGPSTDSVPVIQTSNKVKLEDRVLPNCSAMGTANMAPQTHPHSLPTVVKLEDVLCNSQPPHQPYLTPTLPQFFISHQVVGQPGTQTLLAAQDGTTQILLPVLQATISNQAPGLIQASVPQVHTTKMETRQASTQQQILNHNHMLQTFTACNGPGSGMVENQTGPDMHPQCFLRSSPDNRLSPRGASPNHTLSNGPVNKSPSPSPSQPTFILQPSSLVTQPPMARQPPRYEDAVKQTRNLKQANNLTQVSTATSQEMDDLFDILIQSGEITPFIQQPDLLSLGTKTVPITANITTLPVNTALSRPPPQIQVAPPPISPVDPLHLPSLASMTSDKQLEAFLEGTLNDPSPTTDLRTLGLIEELQSQLLDQPYSPMDTSELSFCDSTSPPSSLNMGMSDTALDNMEWLDLTMPPGPAGGLTPLGIPSDFLDTHDLQLHWD